The proteins below come from a single Rhodococcus sp. WMMA185 genomic window:
- a CDS encoding acyl-CoA dehydrogenase family protein codes for MTFDNEERAALRSSVRDLLSKRSDSGAVRRAMTTEHGYDEALWGTLCEQIGVAALAIPEKYDGVGASLLETHVVQEELGRTLTPSPMLGSAVLAAQALVLSGDDEACARLLPGVAAGSVAALCWAEPAGWSGFGVSAADGTLSGTASYVLGGDVADVLLVLTSEGLFEVDPAAEGVSRRRVPTMDPTRALSEVRFDNASARKLASPTDLVERLRAVALIALSAEQVGAASAALEQTVEYAKSRKQFGRAIGSFQAIKHRMADMYALVETARSMSYAAALSGTHEDAVIAKVYCSEAFETVAAEAIQLHGGIAITWEHDAQLYFKRAHSTAQLFGQPREFLPRLAELAGL; via the coding sequence ATGACGTTCGACAACGAAGAGCGAGCGGCTCTCAGGTCCTCGGTCCGGGACCTGTTGTCCAAGCGTTCGGACTCTGGCGCCGTCCGACGGGCGATGACCACCGAGCACGGCTACGACGAGGCGCTGTGGGGCACGCTGTGCGAGCAGATCGGCGTCGCCGCGCTCGCGATCCCGGAGAAGTACGACGGGGTCGGCGCGTCGCTGCTGGAAACGCATGTGGTGCAGGAAGAACTGGGCAGAACACTGACGCCGTCGCCGATGCTCGGCAGCGCCGTTCTCGCCGCCCAAGCGCTCGTGCTGTCGGGTGACGACGAAGCCTGCGCTCGTCTGCTGCCCGGCGTAGCGGCCGGCTCGGTGGCCGCGCTGTGCTGGGCGGAGCCTGCGGGCTGGAGCGGTTTCGGCGTGTCGGCTGCGGACGGCACGCTGTCAGGGACAGCGTCGTACGTTCTGGGCGGCGACGTCGCGGACGTGCTGTTGGTACTGACCTCCGAGGGTCTGTTCGAGGTCGATCCGGCCGCCGAGGGCGTGAGCCGGCGCCGCGTTCCCACGATGGACCCGACGCGGGCGCTGTCCGAGGTGCGCTTCGACAATGCCTCGGCGCGCAAGCTCGCCTCCCCCACCGACCTCGTCGAACGACTACGCGCGGTGGCACTGATCGCGCTGTCAGCGGAACAGGTCGGTGCGGCGTCCGCTGCGCTCGAACAAACGGTGGAGTACGCGAAGTCCCGCAAGCAGTTCGGTCGGGCAATCGGATCCTTCCAGGCCATCAAACACCGCATGGCCGACATGTACGCGCTGGTGGAGACGGCTCGATCGATGTCGTACGCCGCGGCGCTGTCAGGAACGCACGAGGACGCCGTCATCGCGAAGGTGTACTGCTCGGAGGCGTTCGAGACAGTCGCGGCCGAAGCCATCCAGCTTCACGGCGGCATCGCCATCACCTGGGAGCACGACGCGCAGCTCTACTTCAAGCGGGCCCACAGCACCGCGCAGTTGTTCGGGCAGCCGAGGGAATTTCTGCCGAGGCTGGCCGAGCTCGCGGGACTGTGA
- a CDS encoding enoyl-CoA hydratase, translated as MTVPDEGDVVTYEVRDGIAFVTLNRPDYRNAQNSVMTYALDAAFERAVEDDGVKVIVLAGNGKHFCAGHDIGTPGRDHHVHYDNKAVMWWDHVDKPGGDQRFAREMEVYLGMCRRWREIPKPTIAMVHGACIAGGLMLAWVCDLIVASDDAFFSDPVVRMGIPGVEYFAHPWMLGPRFAKEILYTGDRFTAQRAYEVGMVNRVVPREDLEKETLAIAERISAMPRFGLALTKKAVNQCEDQMGMRNGMDSVFGLHHFAHAHNAEIDTDSLGGMDAKSMAASARNSSEGAK; from the coding sequence ATGACGGTCCCCGATGAGGGTGACGTGGTCACCTACGAGGTGCGCGACGGCATCGCATTCGTGACGCTCAACCGCCCCGACTACCGAAACGCCCAGAACTCGGTGATGACCTACGCTCTGGACGCCGCATTCGAACGGGCCGTCGAGGACGACGGCGTGAAGGTAATCGTGCTCGCCGGCAACGGAAAACACTTCTGCGCGGGGCACGACATCGGTACCCCCGGGCGCGACCACCACGTCCACTACGACAACAAGGCCGTCATGTGGTGGGACCACGTCGACAAGCCGGGCGGCGATCAGCGATTTGCCCGCGAGATGGAGGTCTACCTCGGGATGTGCCGGCGTTGGCGCGAGATCCCGAAGCCGACTATCGCGATGGTCCACGGCGCCTGCATCGCCGGCGGACTGATGCTGGCATGGGTTTGCGACCTGATCGTGGCGTCGGATGATGCGTTCTTCTCCGATCCAGTCGTACGTATGGGCATTCCCGGGGTCGAGTACTTCGCGCACCCGTGGATGTTGGGGCCGCGATTCGCGAAGGAAATCCTCTACACCGGTGACCGTTTCACCGCCCAGCGGGCCTACGAGGTGGGCATGGTCAACCGGGTTGTCCCTCGTGAGGATCTCGAGAAGGAAACCCTCGCCATTGCCGAGCGCATTTCGGCGATGCCACGGTTCGGACTGGCGCTGACCAAGAAGGCCGTCAATCAGTGCGAAGACCAGATGGGCATGCGGAACGGCATGGACTCCGTCTTCGGTCTGCATCACTTCGCGCACGCACACAACGCCGAGATCGACACCGATTCGCTCGGCGGCATGGACGCGAAGTCGATGGCTGCCAGCGCTCGCAACTCGAGCGAGGGGGCGAAGTAG
- a CDS encoding AMIN-like domain-containing (lipo)protein codes for MQTRLSTIAAGLTCATVVFTATGCGGVDADAAESTTTTSAAVTTAGATDGAMATSAAASESAPARVSTESTSEGVGEQGSDSNSTLPTGTGPQSSPASTSADLTLTDIRVGKHPGFDRVVYEFTGPGTPGWRARYVDSAVQDNSLEPISVAGEGIIQIYINQITFPSDDSGVRSFPPVSGAGGVVTEVKEGASWSEGDMQSFIGTTRSQRPFTVFTLSGPTRVVVDIAN; via the coding sequence TGCCGCCGGACTGACCTGCGCAACAGTCGTATTCACTGCCACAGGATGTGGGGGTGTTGACGCGGACGCAGCAGAGAGCACCACGACGACGTCAGCCGCCGTGACCACGGCCGGAGCCACCGACGGTGCGATGGCCACATCGGCCGCAGCATCGGAGTCCGCCCCCGCTCGCGTATCGACCGAATCGACTTCCGAGGGCGTAGGTGAACAAGGATCGGATTCGAACTCGACACTCCCTACCGGCACAGGCCCACAGTCGTCGCCTGCCTCGACGTCGGCAGATCTGACGTTGACCGACATACGGGTCGGCAAGCATCCGGGCTTCGATCGGGTGGTCTACGAGTTCACCGGTCCCGGAACACCTGGTTGGCGTGCCCGCTACGTCGACAGCGCCGTTCAGGACAACAGCCTCGAGCCCATCTCCGTGGCGGGAGAGGGGATCATCCAGATCTATATCAACCAAATCACGTTTCCCTCCGACGACTCTGGGGTCAGGTCATTTCCCCCGGTCTCGGGCGCTGGGGGCGTCGTGACCGAAGTCAAGGAAGGGGCCAGTTGGTCCGAGGGTGATATGCAGTCGTTCATCGGGACTACGCGTTCTCAGCGCCCATTCACCGTCTTCACGCTCAGCGGTCCTACCCGGGTAGTGGTCGACATCGCGAATTGA
- a CDS encoding acyl-CoA dehydrogenase family protein, with product MDLDFDDATLAFRDEVRTFLRDNVPAQPLPSMDTAEGFEAHREWERTLADARLSVVSWPRELGGRDASLLEWVVFEEEYYRSGAPGRVSQNGIFLLAPTLFEHACAEQLARIMPRMARADDIWAQAWSEPESGSDLASLRSTARRVDGGWVLSGQKTWSSRASFADWGFGLFRSDPEAQRHRGITYFMFDLRSPGVTVRPIDQLDGEPGFAEIFLEDVFVPDDPADPGESGVIGGVNEGWRVAMSTASNERGLSLRSPGRFLATTDRLVELLRSSGQMDDTALRSKVADAWIGARAYQLSTFGTVTRLAEGGQLGAESSINKVFWSEWDIATHETALELQGASAELADNWMDGYLFSLSGPIYAGTNEIQKNVIAERLLGLPKGDR from the coding sequence GTGGACCTCGACTTCGACGATGCCACCCTCGCCTTCCGTGACGAGGTCCGGACATTTCTGCGCGACAACGTTCCAGCACAACCATTGCCCTCGATGGACACGGCCGAGGGTTTCGAAGCGCACCGCGAGTGGGAGCGCACGCTCGCCGACGCCCGACTCTCGGTCGTGTCCTGGCCACGCGAACTCGGCGGCCGTGATGCGTCGCTGCTCGAATGGGTGGTCTTCGAGGAGGAGTACTACCGTTCCGGTGCGCCCGGACGTGTCAGCCAGAACGGCATCTTCCTGTTGGCACCCACGCTGTTCGAGCATGCCTGCGCCGAGCAGCTCGCCCGCATCATGCCGCGCATGGCTCGCGCCGACGACATCTGGGCGCAGGCGTGGTCCGAACCGGAGTCCGGCAGCGATCTCGCATCACTGAGATCGACCGCACGCCGCGTCGACGGAGGTTGGGTGCTCAGCGGGCAGAAGACCTGGAGTTCCCGGGCGAGCTTTGCCGATTGGGGCTTCGGCCTGTTCCGCTCCGACCCGGAAGCACAGCGGCACAGGGGCATTACATACTTCATGTTCGACCTACGTTCACCGGGCGTGACCGTCCGGCCGATCGATCAACTCGACGGCGAGCCCGGATTCGCGGAGATCTTCCTCGAGGACGTGTTCGTCCCCGACGACCCCGCGGACCCCGGTGAGTCCGGGGTGATCGGCGGCGTGAACGAGGGATGGCGGGTCGCGATGAGTACGGCGTCCAACGAACGGGGCCTGTCGCTGCGCAGCCCGGGCCGGTTTCTCGCGACCACCGACCGGCTCGTCGAGCTGTTGAGGTCCAGCGGGCAGATGGATGACACCGCCCTTCGCAGCAAGGTCGCCGACGCTTGGATCGGGGCCCGCGCCTATCAGCTCAGCACGTTCGGCACCGTCACCCGGCTCGCCGAAGGCGGGCAACTGGGCGCCGAGTCGTCGATCAACAAGGTGTTCTGGTCCGAGTGGGACATCGCCACCCACGAAACCGCGCTCGAGCTGCAGGGCGCCTCGGCCGAGCTCGCGGACAACTGGATGGACGGCTACCTGTTCTCACTATCGGGACCGATCTACGCCGGCACCAACGAGATCCAGAAGAACGTGATCGCCGAGCGCCTGCTCGGACTACCGAAGGGGGACCGGTGA
- a CDS encoding acyl-CoA dehydrogenase, with protein sequence MRFALDASHTDFASSIDALLTKADMPTVIRAWSTGDTEPGLELWGRLAETGVNALLVPEEHDGLGADPVDLVVAVEQLGRHAVPGPVAETIAVAPALLAQVAPEKLPELASGSLATVAAPPHVPFAVDADAADLALLVDGSTIHLGESGSALASVDRSRRLFSLTGSEALGEGDSAPAFDLGALATAAQLQGLGETLLEVTTDYAKQRKQFGKVIGGFQAIKHHLAEVAVGLEMSRPLLYGAALSVRDGSAATTRDVSAAKAACGDAAYRAARVALQVHGAIGYTQEHDLSLWLVKVRALVTAWGTPAFHRARVVDSLVSAS encoded by the coding sequence GTGAGGTTCGCACTCGATGCCTCTCACACCGACTTCGCGTCCAGCATCGACGCGCTGCTGACGAAGGCCGACATGCCGACGGTGATCCGCGCATGGAGCACCGGCGACACCGAACCTGGCCTCGAACTGTGGGGGCGCCTCGCCGAGACCGGCGTCAACGCACTGCTGGTCCCTGAGGAACACGATGGACTCGGTGCCGATCCCGTCGATCTGGTGGTCGCGGTCGAACAGCTCGGACGTCACGCCGTCCCGGGCCCTGTGGCCGAGACGATCGCCGTCGCCCCCGCCCTACTCGCACAGGTGGCGCCTGAGAAATTGCCGGAGTTGGCATCCGGATCGCTGGCCACCGTGGCGGCGCCGCCACACGTGCCGTTCGCCGTCGATGCCGACGCCGCCGATCTCGCCCTGCTGGTCGACGGCTCGACCATCCACCTGGGCGAATCGGGTTCGGCTCTCGCGTCGGTGGACCGGTCTCGGCGACTGTTCTCGCTCACCGGATCGGAGGCGCTCGGCGAGGGCGACTCCGCTCCCGCATTCGACCTGGGCGCCCTCGCGACCGCAGCCCAGCTGCAGGGGCTCGGGGAGACATTGCTCGAGGTCACTACCGACTACGCGAAGCAGCGCAAGCAGTTCGGCAAGGTCATCGGAGGGTTCCAGGCCATCAAGCATCACCTGGCGGAGGTCGCCGTCGGGCTGGAGATGTCGAGGCCGCTGCTCTACGGCGCCGCACTGTCAGTCCGCGACGGTTCAGCGGCTACGACGCGCGATGTTTCGGCCGCCAAGGCGGCGTGCGGGGACGCAGCCTATCGAGCCGCCCGCGTCGCGCTGCAGGTGCACGGCGCCATCGGGTACACCCAGGAACATGACCTGTCGTTGTGGCTCGTGAAGGTTCGAGCGCTCGTGACGGCATGGGGCACACCTGCATTCCATCGGGCACGTGTGGTCGACTCGCTGGTGAGTGCGTCATGA